A region of the Numenius arquata chromosome 2, bNumArq3.hap1.1, whole genome shotgun sequence genome:
GCTCCGTCTCGGGGCAGATTTCCATCTCAGAAGGGgcctttgaaaacaaaactctTTGAGAGCTGCTGTGGGAGGGATTTGAAGTTGTAGCCGGATGAATATCCCTCCCCTTCGATACATGCTGCGTGTTTCTCCCGGCCGTGAGAGGAGAGCAGGCTCCGTGCAGAGCTCTGCTGCGGAGCGGGGCTTGTGCTGACCTGCAGCTGGGGGCAGAAATCCTCCAGATGTTATCGTCTCCTGGTGCCGAAGATCCTAccatccaacaaaaaaaaaacccaaaaccaaaaaaccaaaaaccaccaccgGGTTGTTTTGCACACATTTGACCTGAGAGGAATCTGCTGCTGGGGCAAAATCCTGACCAGGAGTTTGGTCCTTTGGGCTACCAGCCCCCCCAGCCGTGCGTCGCCCACCCGGCTCAGCGTCGGAATCGTAGGATCTTCAGCGAGAGGTGAAGGGTACCCACAGGGATGgccttttcctggaaaaataaaaaggtcataCGCTAATCTCATCAAGCCCCAAAACCCCGGCGCTAATCGGACACGGCACGAACCACCGAGCAAACAGACAGCGCAGCTCACCCGAGATCCCGCACTCCGAGCGATCTCCCGGGCTGTGCTCGGCGGGATTTATCTGGGGGAAAACAAACGGGTAtcgggagaaggaagggagaggcCGGTTTGGGTAAGGGAGGACCCGAGCGGTTCAAACAATTGGGGCTCTGTGAGAGCGGTGCCGACGGGAGAGGTTGGGGCTGGCTCCTTCCTCCGTggaaggcggcggcggggacgggagcGGAGATCGAGGCAGGGCCGCCTCGGCCCCAAAGGAGATTTTGGATAAAACAGCCTCGAAAAGGCAAGAGCTTTTCCTCGGAGAGCCGTGGCGACTCGTAGATCAGCTCGGGAGACAGCCTGCCTCGGGAATGTTTTCTCTTCCCGATGATGATACAACGAAATTAAGCCAGAAAGGGAGTAAAATCGCTGCGGTCCGGCCCGGGGGTGTGAGGGTGAGGCTCAGCTGTGGTTTCCAGCCCGGTTCGCCTCTGCCTGACCCGCTGGCGTTGGAAATGCCTCTTtcccggaggggctgggggacagggatgccATGCGTGGTGGGACCGAGCTGGACCCGGTCCACCCCACGGAGCTGCCGGCCGGGCCCAGCGTCAGGAATCCTGCTTTGAAGGGACGGCGCGGCCTGGGAACCAGGGTATGGAGACCCCCAAACGGAGCGTATTGTAACCCAAAAGTGAGGGAAGAGTGAAATTAGACACCGATCCCGGACATTCCGTCGTGATCTCCGTCCTTTTCGCTTccccagggagggaaggatggagggaagcCCAGGCAGACACGGGTGTGCTCTGGTGCagccttccccacccccaccaTGGTTTAACCcggcaaaaatgaagaaaacacgGCGTTTTCTCCACCAAAACAGCTGGAAAATGGGAGCGGGGCTGAGCCGTAGTTGCCGTATTGCCCTGGAatcctccatcccaccacaccaCATCACGGGGTGACGCCGGACCGCCTGCCTGGGGGGAGACCGGGCTCCGGTCAGAGACTCAGCAGAGCCCCCACTGACCACTTGCGGGCTCTGGGTTTGCCCGTTTCTGTGGTGTTTAGCCCTAAAAGCAGCGCTGGCAAAAAGGAGGCAGTGGCCGGGGGAGTTCAGGGTGTGGGGGGGACGGTACAGGCTGATCCAGCCACAGGGCATCACCCGGCACCGCTACGGAGGCTCAGCCTTCCAGataggaagaaaagagggaaaaaaagtgatttttatagTTTTTCCCATTCTTTGAGACTAATACCCTCCTGTAAACTGACAGACACGGCAGTCGTCTTCCCGAGATAGATATAATCCCAAACTAAAAGTCGATTCCACCCGGTAATAACCCTTCCAGTTGTACCTCCTGCACCACAGATGAGCATTTTGGCCGattctgcctctccctgcctaagatttgtccccgggggggggcgagCGGTTAAGCGTATTCATAAGGAATACTATCCAAATTCCTTAAAACTTCCCTGCCTCGCCCCGACCGGATGCTCTCGGGGGGGCGTTCGGGGAGACGTGCGGCCCTCCCCAAAACCCGCTGAAATGCAGAAGAGCGGAAAGGGGGGTGCGGGTGgaattcccctccctgccctcaatTTTTCACTAAATCTGTGCGATTTTTCACCTGCAGCCTCGCTGCCGAGCGCCGGGACGGGGGGATGCCcgacggacggacagacggacggacggacggaagGACGCAGGCATAGGTACGTATGAACCTCGTTTCCTTCGGAAACGGCCTTAAAATAATAACTGGGAGATATAAAAGCTATTtgacaatggggggggggggacacagaggtgaggaggaagaggaagggctgCTTCTTCTTCGCTCCGTCGTGATGCGAAGCAGGGCCTGAAGTACCGCCCCTCAGCCAaagggaaaagaataataaatatttatatttattaaatatataaatatatttatatatttttattttatatattatttattatattatatatattatttatttatatatatataaatatatatatttatatatataaatatatatttaaaatatatataaatattttataaataataaatatttataaaaataaataagagggtGGATTTTACCTGTCGCCGTTGGAGCTCTTCCCTTTCTGTCCTGAGGATGCTCgatgtgcagctggggaaaattaatctttttaattttttaattgggTTTTGCCAGCCCAGGAGCGGAGCGGGTGGCACCCGCATCACCAAAGGGAGGAGATTTGTCCTTAAAACTGGGCGGAAACCTTCTACCTGGGTGCTGAAGGAGCCAGAGGGTGAAGATGGTGCTCCCGGGGAGAGGTTCGGGGGACGCGGCGCTGGGAGCAGGAGCgttcccagccccagggaggatgGTGGGGAACCTGCTCCAGCCTCGTCCTTGTCCCTAATAAAGCCACCCCAGGGGAGGTGTCTCCTCCATTGGAGCTGGCTTGGCCATCCCGGGGGTCTCCGGTCCCTTTCCTGGTGCCACGTCACGCGTGTCAGCGCTGCTGTGGGCAACCACAGGGGTTTCACGGCTCACACCGGTGGTTTCCTGGCTGCGGTTTCCCTGCCAGCGGCATCGGTCGGGGAAACCCACGGTGGTGGCTGGCAGCTGTACCCGTCcccaaaaatcatagaatcacagagtggtttgggtgggaaaggaccttaaagaacatccagtgccaccccctgccatgggcagggacacctcccaccagaccaggatgctccaagccccctccagcctggccttgaacccctccagggatggggcagccacagcttctcgggacaacctgggccaggctctcaccaccctcacggcaaggaagttcttccccagatctcagctcaatctcccctttttcagcttaaaacccttccccctcctcctagggctcccctccctcatccagagtccctccccagctttcctggagcccctttcgggagtggaaggggctccaaggtctccccggagccttctcttctccaggctgaaccccccaactctctcagcctgtcctcccagcagaggggctccagccctcccagcatctccgtggcctcctctggtcccgctccaacagctccatgtccttctgatgttggtggccccagagtgGTCACAGcacctgggggggtgtctccccagagcggagcagaggggcagaatccccccctcgccctgctggccacgctgctggggatgcagcccaggatggggttggctttctgggctaccagcgcacgttgccggctcgtgttgagcttctcacccaccgacacccccaagtccttctcctcagggctgctctccagccattctccacccagcctggatttgtgcctgggattgtcccccccccagtaattcttttcatttttcccctgcaGAACTGGTCCCTGCCTCACCTACGACCCCACCAGCAGCCACGGCCCATAGCGGAACCGCCGGCCGCTTCCAGGTGGGGGACGCTCGAGGGACACAGCGGGCGTGAGAAGTTATGGATTTGTGTCCCAATTGGGAATTTCTCCCGTGCCGGGCGTTTCATCCCTTTTAACCGGGGTTTTTTAATCGTAACCCGGTTTAAACGAGGAGTTTTGACGTggtttctctcatttttccccaGCGGACCGAAGAGCCGGTTCCATCTTCTGCATCCCTTACGAGAAAGATGTTTTTTCCCAGGATAAATgctattttcttcctaaaaaaaaacccccgaCTTCGTCCCCGTGTGCCAAatcaaggtttgtttttttttttttgttgccctgGGGGAAAACATGGAGGATGTGGCGGGGTCAGGACATCTCCTGCTCTtcccaaaattaaatatttgagcttttctgtttcaaaacgACATTATCGTTTAGGATCAGCTGCTTCGATccggttttctttttttttttttttaaaaaaaaaaaaaaaaaagcccgcaaaaataaaatatagagagataaagagggaaaaaaaaaccgcCCACAAaatatagataaaaaaaaaaacaaaactataaaaataaagagaaagatttaaaaaagaaaaaaaaagcccgcaaaaataaaatatagagagataaagaggaaaaaaaaaaacgcccacaaaatatagattaaaaaaaaaaaaaaaaactataaaaataaagagaaagattttGTTTCACACCCGCTGTCCGCCCGCCCCGGCGCGGAGCCCTCGGCGGCAGCGGAGTCGGCCAAAAACCGTGGAGAAAAACCTCAATTTTTACTGGCCAAATCCACCCCAATTTCAGAGCGACCggtgggaataaaaagaaaagggcGCTTTCCAAAAAAGCAGCCTTTGTCCCCAAAAGCCCCCATCCGCGCGACCCATCGCCCTCCAAACAGCAGCACCCCCAAATCGGGGCCACCCGGCTGCGGGTTTGGGGATGTTTTAAGCCCGTGGTGCCATCTGCTGGCAAAGGGCCCCCCCAATTTCGCTGCCAgagcccccctctccctcccccaaactGTCCCCGTAGTCCCCAGCCTTTCACACCCGATttccacgggggggggggggtttaaagcagtttttaaagcagtttttaaagtagttttttaAATCGTTTGGAGCCCTTTTAGGAGGAAGGAGCGAACCCCGCGATGTTTCCCTGCGCTCGataaccccccccacccccccctcaaaGAGCGGCCGCCGGCAATGGAAACTTGGCAAATTTAATACTGAtacaggagggtttgggggttgtttttttgttttgttttgttttttcctttacacagaaaaaaaaaaaaaaaataaaaaaaaaaacccaatatttaAGCCGGGGAGGTCACCGGGAATAGCGAGAAAGCCGGGAGCCTCCCAGGATTTAATAAAAGATGTGTACGGGGATAACGGATACAAAACACCGGCAGGGGCTGGGGTCCTCCTGCCTcggggctgggccggggccgctgtaaaatggggggggggtgtcttaaaaaaaaaatatatagtaaaaAAGCTTTGCTGAGGGGGCTGGTGCACCCAGATGGCAAAGGGGACCCCGGCTCACCGCTTGCGCCCCAGGATTTATAAAATTTCATATGGTTTTTTCGCATGGTGGCTCGGGGAGCACCCGTGAACCCCAAAACGGCTcccaggagagggggggggacacaaacgTGCACACTGccgtccccccacccctgcgGTTTGAGTCTGGTTCAGCTCTTTGGGGGAGCTGGAAGGCACTTTGGGACCCCTGAAGAAATAAGggggcagcccccccctcccccaaaaaaatgggtgcacccccccaaaaaaaaatgtgcaccccccccaaaaaaaatgggtgcacccccccaaaaaacaaatgGGTGCACCCCTGGGGATGCTGCCGTCGCCCTGTGAATTTGGGGGGGGTCAGCTCATCCCGCTCTCGGCCGCAGCACCCCAGCGGAGGCCGTGCCCGGCCGTCGCGTCTCGGTGTATTATATACAAAgattaaaaggttattttttttttaaccaaaaaaaaaaaccccaaaaaaaccccaaactatcgGCACAAGCGTTGTTTGGAAGCTCTACGTACCAtctagccggggggggggggcgggcaaaGGGCGAGCGAGGGGGTGTCAGAGGGTCCCAAAATCTACCCTGACCTACGCTTCGCCCTCTGCCTGGTACCGCTGGTTCtcgagtcggggggggggggggggggtgagggggtgtcaCCCGTTCCCGTCCCCCTCGGTGGCAAAGGCAGTGTCCCCCTTGTCCTTAAATCCCCTCAGGACCTGGGTGGGGTTTGTTCCAGCGACACCCCGTTTCTCTTCTCCCAGCGAtgccggggtgaggggggggaaacAGGACGATGCCGTGACCCCCAAACCATTCTCGCCGGGCTGGGATGCGCATCGAGTCTTTTTGGGGTGACGTGGGGAGAAAACGCTCTCCTCCGAGGGGAGAAATCAGCCGCGGCCTGAGGGACCCTCGGGACCGGCCCCCGGTGGGACAAGGCGGGGGGCTTCGGTGTCCCCTCGCAGGCTGGAGGAGGCTTCGGGTCTCACCCCAGGCGTCCTCGTCCCTTCCCCAACGTCCCGCTGGGTTTAAAAGTCCGAATCGGCGTCCAGCAGCTCCGCGTCCACCAGGTTGGTCCGAGAGTGGATGGGGGCCAAGCCGGCCCGTCGGCCGTGAGTCCTCGGACCCCCGCCGCGGGGCAGGGTACCGGGGTCGGGGGGCCAGAGCGGCCCCCCGTTGTGCTGCCGGCCCCCGCTGCTTGGGCCGGGGCTCTCCTCCTCCGGTGACCCGCTCTCGGGGCAGAAGGGGTTGCTGATGAGGTGGAAGACGTTGGCTCTGCGGCGGCCGTCCCACGGCCCCCCAGGGAAGGTGGCTTCGGGCTGGAGCCCCGGGAGGACATCGGGGGAGAAGGtgaccaggcagggctgggggggcagccggggcaggCGAGGGACAGCGCTGGGGGCCGGGGGTGCTGCGGGACCCCCCAAGCAGCGCTCTGGATCCGGGTAgacctccttcttcttcttcctccgcTTCTTCTTGCGGGCGCTGCGCTTCTGCAGCTCGGGGGAGACGTCGGCCTCCACCACCCAGAGGTTGGCCCTCTCCTCCGGTGGCACTGCGGGGGacaaggggtgggggggtgagacctgccctgcgccccccccccccccccgccagccccagccccccatCTCTGCCTCCCCCGCACAGCCCCAACACCCCTCGGCCTGGCTCGTCCCCCCAGAGATGCCCCCACACGGTCCCCAAGGACTTGCCAGGCGTCGCCACGGGTGTCACGGAGACGTCCTGGGGCAGGATAGCCCCTCTCCTGGCCACCATCTTGGTGACGTGCTGGGCCCACGCCGAGGACACGTCGGCCGACGGCTCGTTGATGTCGAACGCTAAACCAGCTGCAACGACATCGGGGGAGCCCCGGTTAAgggaaggggacactggggaccccCGGGGTGCTGCCGAGGTGGCCCCCTACCCACGGGCACGTACCCACGGGGCCATCATGTGAGACGGTGTGCATGCTGAAGGACAACTCCTGGCCCGGGTCGCGCAGGAGCTCCTTGCGCTTGGAGAAGGCTTTCGCGATCATCTTGCTCTTCTTGATCCTCTTGGGCTGGTCGTCGCTCTGCCCCGTCAGCCTAGGGACACGGCGGGGTCACagcagggacacgggggacacgtaACCCCAAGGTATGGcaggtggggggcacagggaccttccccatctcccttccctcctctggaCGGGGACACCAAGGGCTGGGGACTGCGTTGGATGGGTCCCCCCGGGGATGGAGGTGTCCCACAAACGGGACACGGGGATGGAGGTGTCCCACAAACGGGACACGAGACACCGGCAAAGTGGAAGAGGCCACCCCGCTCCCAAACCGCTGCCCGCTGCGAGTCCACAACACATTGAGCTGATGGACACAACTCTTGGGGACAGCCTCCAACATCTCAGGATGTTGGATGAGGCGGGAAGGGTCACACAGAGCTGGGGTGACATCCCCGGGGGTCCCACCTGCACCAAGTGCGCTTCCAGATGAGCAGGGTGGCCTTGGTCCAGACCCAGGTGCTCATGGAGACGCCGGTGCCGAACATGGCGAAGAGGTTGATCTTCTCCACCAGAAGACTCGGCCGGTTCTTTATCTCGCAGTCCGGGATGGGCTTGTTGGTCTGCGTGGCGATGGTCACGTTGGCCTCACACCTGTGGGGACAGACGGGGGACGGTGGCCCTAAGGAGGGGGACACCCAAGGACgccccagggctctgcagagtGGAGATGTGGTGGCCACGctggtgggggacatggggttctCCACTCTCCCAACGTCCCCAGCTAAACACGAGGTGCTGGAATGCCACCAGCGTCCCACTCGGTGTCCCCGTCCCACTCACAGGACGTATTCCCGGAAGCTGCGCTCCCACTCCGCCTGGTTGAAGAAGTCGTAGAAGTGGCAGCCAAAAGTGATGAAGACGAAGCCGAAGGCCAAGAAGCCGAAGATGCCTGGAAGAGAAGCGGGACATCCCTGGTTTAGCCCAACCCGAGCGACACCGCGACAAAGATGCCGCACCGGGGCTGTGCCACTCTCACTACAGCTTTGTcccccaccacagccaccccTGGGAAGGTGGGATGGGGTTGTCTGGGCTCAGGGGACAAAATGTCCCCGTTCCCACCCAAATTCCGATGGGAATGGTGCCGGTGGAGCCCCGCTTACCCAGCCGCAGCATGGTCTCGTTGATCTTGCTGGCCGCCTTCTCGCTCAGCAGCCCGGGGTGGTTGCTCTTGATGGAGAAGAGCGTCATGACCCCTGAGGTGGAGGAACGAGGTGGTCAGGGTGGGGAGGGACACCCACGGTGGCCCCGTCCCCGCACCGGGGTGAGCCCCCCACCTACCCCGGATGAGGAAATAGCCCCCTACGATGAGGACGAGCCCAATGGGTGCCAGGACGAAGCCGGCCCGGTAGCGGTAGTTCTTGTAGCCCACGAAGCAGATGCCGCTGACAGAGTCACCATCCACCTGGCAGAGATGGGGACAACCGGGGCGGGGGGTCACTTGGCTGCAGCCATCCCTCCCTACGCACATCACCCTGGAAGAGAACCACCAGGACACGGGATGGCGGTCCCGTTACCTGCGCCACAGCCAGGATGGCCACGGTGAGGACGAAGGGGATGGACCAGGTGATGAGGTGGAAGTAGGAGGTCTTGCCCAGCAGCGGCTGGTAGGTGGTGCCCAGCGCCTTGAAGGAGGTGTGCCAGGCGTAGGTCAGCATGACGAACCAGATGACACCCGACATCAGCGAGTAGTAAACGATGACGAAGATGATGACGCAGGAGAGCGTCTCGTTGGAGCTACGGAGGGAGATGAGACAGGAGCATCACCAACCTCCACGAGGGGACAGGGCGAGGAAGGGGGTCTCTCCTACCCCAGGAGCggagcatcctccatcctcccAGTTAACCCCAAGAGCCCTCCTTGACCCCCGGGACACCTCTTGGGCATGTGGCCgcggtgggatggggaggaaggtgaCACATACGTGGGTTCCCCCAGCCGCATAGTGCCGTCGGCCCGGCACACGATCTCATCGCGGGCGCCATCCATGAACTGGGCCAACCAGCCGATGCTGCCCACGAAGAAGCAGGCGTTGACGTAGAAGAGGATGACGGCGGGGTAGCGGTTGGAGTTCCTCCAGTCGGCGACAAACGTGGCCTGGCagtgggggagggaaaagggacagCTTGATGCCCGGGTCGCCTTTTGGGGGACACCTCCTCGCGTCCCCCCCGTCCCGTATCTCACCAGGGTGAAGAAGGTGCAGAAGATGGTGACGGAGCTGAAGGCGGCGATGTAGACGTGCATCTCGCGGTGCTCCTTCTCGGTGAAGAGCGGGTTCTGGCACTGGATGCCGCAACCCTCCACGTCCTCGTACCAGCTCTTGGGGTTGTCCGTCCGCACCAGCGGCGCCTCGCACTGCCCCGAGCTGTTGAACTTGATGTTCTGCACCTCGTTCTgccagagaagaaggaagggccatgaggaggaggaggaggagatgaaggcTGGGCTGCCAGGGTGGACATCGGTCCCCCACGGAGGGTTGGGGACAGCTGGCATTTCCCCATGGGGATTTGGAGCCGGTGGCAGCACGGTGGGGTGTCTCCACCGTGTCCTCCCCCAACATCCTTCTCTGTAAATCGGAGAGAcagggatttgatgggtggacagctGGGTGggtgaggaattggttggatggttgcatccagagggtggtggtcaatgcctcaatgtccagatggagatccgTGAcaagcggtgtcccccaggggtccgtactgggaccagcaccattcgatatcttcatcaatgacatggacaatgggatggagggcaccctcagcaagtttgccaacgagaCCAAGCTGAAGGTGCAGTGACGCGTCTGAGGgacaggatggcatccagagggacctggacaggctggagaagtgagtccctgtgaacctcatggggtcaacaaggccaagggcagggtcctgcccctgggtgggggcagcccaagcacaaatccaggctgggtggagaatggctggagagcagccctgaggagaaggacttgggggtgttggtggatgagaagctcaacacgagccggcaacgtgtgctggcagcccagaaagccaaccccatcctgggctgcatccccagcagcgtggccagcagggcgagggggggattctgcccctctgctccgctctggggagacaccccccagtgctgcctccagctctggggccaccaacatcagaaggacatggagctgttggagcggggccagaggaggccccggagatgctgggagggctggagcccctctgctgtgaggacaggctgagagggttgggggggttcagcctggagaagagaaggctccggggagaccttggagccccttccagtccctaaaggggggggctccaggaaagctggggagggactctggatgagggaggggagccctaggaggagggggaagggtttgacactgaaagaggggagatggagctgagatgtggggaagaagttctttgctgtgagggtggtgagagcctggcccaggttgcccagagaagctgtggctgccccatccctggaggggttcaaggccaggttggagggggcttggagcaacctgctctggtgggaggtgtccctgcccaggg
Encoded here:
- the SMO gene encoding protein smoothened, coding for MAAQGGGWRWALALGMALALGGRRCPAAPFLNSSAVPERCRRPAPCERLRYGACLGSALPYAATSTLLAADSASQEEAHGKLLLWSGLRNAPRCWDVIQPLLCAVYMPKCEDGQVELPSQTLCQATRAPCTIVERERGWPDFLKCTPDRFPEGCPNEVQNIKFNSSGQCEAPLVRTDNPKSWYEDVEGCGIQCQNPLFTEKEHREMHVYIAAFSSVTIFCTFFTLATFVADWRNSNRYPAVILFYVNACFFVGSIGWLAQFMDGARDEIVCRADGTMRLGEPTSNETLSCVIIFVIVYYSLMSGVIWFVMLTYAWHTSFKALGTTYQPLLGKTSYFHLITWSIPFVLTVAILAVAQVDGDSVSGICFVGYKNYRYRAGFVLAPIGLVLIVGGYFLIRGVMTLFSIKSNHPGLLSEKAASKINETMLRLGIFGFLAFGFVFITFGCHFYDFFNQAEWERSFREYVLCEANVTIATQTNKPIPDCEIKNRPSLLVEKINLFAMFGTGVSMSTWVWTKATLLIWKRTWCRLTGQSDDQPKRIKKSKMIAKAFSKRKELLRDPGQELSFSMHTVSHDGPVAGLAFDINEPSADVSSAWAQHVTKMVARRGAILPQDVSVTPVATPVPPEERANLWVVEADVSPELQKRSARKKKRRKKKKEVYPDPERCLGGPAAPPAPSAVPRLPRLPPQPCLVTFSPDVLPGLQPEATFPGGPWDGRRRANVFHLISNPFCPESGSPEEESPGPSSGGRQHNGGPLWPPDPGTLPRGGGPRTHGRRAGLAPIHSRTNLVDAELLDADSDF